Proteins encoded within one genomic window of Nonomuraea gerenzanensis:
- a CDS encoding helix-turn-helix transcriptional regulator, which yields MPLMEPGGERGTRARVARLILEHGPVAAAALGERLGLTPAAVRRHLDALLADGMIEPRTVRPRGQRGRGRPAKLFAITDAGRSAFEHAYDDLAGSALRFLAERMGREAVADFAREQVASLLKRLEPVMATVPADQRVQVLAQALSAEGYAASASKAKSGGDQLCQHHCPVAHAAAEFPQLCEAETEAFAQLLGTPVQRLATIAHGDGVCTTHVTPQSLADSAHRDKSKETGR from the coding sequence ATGCCCTTGATGGAGCCCGGTGGTGAGCGCGGCACCCGCGCCCGCGTGGCCAGGCTGATTCTGGAGCATGGTCCCGTCGCGGCCGCGGCCCTCGGCGAGCGGCTCGGGCTCACGCCCGCCGCCGTCCGGCGTCACCTCGACGCGCTGCTGGCCGACGGGATGATCGAGCCTCGCACGGTGCGTCCGCGCGGTCAGCGCGGGCGCGGACGGCCGGCCAAGCTGTTCGCGATCACCGACGCGGGGCGCAGTGCTTTCGAGCACGCCTACGACGACCTGGCCGGGAGCGCGCTGCGTTTCCTGGCCGAGCGTATGGGGCGAGAAGCCGTGGCAGACTTCGCCCGCGAGCAGGTGGCCAGCCTGCTCAAGCGGCTGGAGCCCGTCATGGCGACGGTGCCAGCGGACCAGCGCGTGCAGGTGCTGGCGCAGGCGCTGTCGGCAGAGGGGTATGCCGCCTCGGCCAGCAAGGCCAAGTCGGGCGGCGACCAGCTCTGCCAGCACCACTGCCCGGTGGCACACGCGGCGGCGGAGTTCCCGCAGCTGTGTGAGGCCGAGACGGAGGCGTTCGCGCAGCTGCTCGGCACTCCGGTGCAGCGCCTGGCCACGATCGCCCACGGCGACGGGGTGTGCACGACGCACGTGACCCCGCAGTCTTTGGCCGATTCCGCACATAGAGACAAGAGCAAGGAGACCGGAAGGTGA
- a CDS encoding ABC transporter permease, protein MTALDLSPAPGAAPFPRMVLAQAGAEIRAMLRNGEQLLLTLVIPVLLLTGFSLAPLIDVGAGRRVDFLTPGVLALAVMSTAFTGQAIATGFERRYGVLKRLGATPLSRSGLMLAKTAAVAAVEVIQAVVIVAVGLALGWRPQGSFLSAVLLVVLGTAAFSGLGLLMAGTLRAEATLAAANLVYLVLLGVGGVMFPLSKFPEGVRPVLEALPISALTGGLRAVLTEGAALPLVPVVVLVAWAVLSLGLVSRTFRWE, encoded by the coding sequence ATGACCGCGCTCGACCTCAGCCCCGCTCCGGGCGCGGCGCCGTTCCCGCGCATGGTGCTGGCGCAGGCCGGCGCCGAGATCAGGGCCATGCTGCGCAACGGCGAGCAGCTCCTGCTCACGCTCGTCATCCCGGTGCTGCTGCTGACCGGGTTCTCGCTGGCGCCGCTGATCGACGTCGGCGCCGGGCGGCGGGTCGACTTCCTGACGCCGGGCGTGCTGGCGCTGGCCGTGATGTCCACGGCCTTCACCGGGCAGGCCATCGCCACCGGCTTCGAGCGCCGCTACGGCGTGCTCAAGCGGCTGGGCGCGACCCCGCTGTCCAGGAGCGGGCTCATGCTGGCCAAGACGGCGGCGGTCGCCGCCGTGGAGGTCATCCAGGCCGTGGTCATCGTGGCCGTGGGGCTGGCGCTGGGGTGGCGGCCGCAGGGCTCGTTCCTGAGCGCGGTGCTGCTGGTCGTGCTGGGCACCGCGGCCTTCAGCGGGCTGGGGCTGCTGATGGCGGGCACGCTGCGCGCCGAGGCGACGCTGGCGGCGGCCAACCTGGTGTACCTGGTGCTGCTGGGGGTGGGCGGGGTGATGTTCCCGCTGAGCAAGTTCCCCGAAGGGGTGCGGCCGGTGCTGGAGGCGCTGCCCATCTCCGCGCTGACCGGCGGCCTGCGCGCGGTGCTCACCGAGGGCGCGGCGCTCCCGCTGGTCCCGGTGGTCGTGCTCGTGGCCTGGGCGGTGCTGTCGCTGGGGCTGGTCTCGCGCACGTTCCGCTGGGAGTGA
- a CDS encoding non-heme iron oxygenase ferredoxin subunit, with protein MSSFEKVCKVADIPDGGVIGVEVGSGETPVALVRKGEEVFALHDVCSHAEVKLSEGEVYDGTLECWLHGSCFDIHTGKPTGPPATQPVNVYTVKIDGDDVLVSLSKES; from the coding sequence ATGAGTTCGTTCGAGAAGGTGTGCAAGGTCGCGGACATCCCCGACGGGGGTGTCATCGGCGTCGAGGTCGGCTCGGGCGAGACGCCGGTGGCGCTGGTCCGCAAGGGCGAGGAGGTCTTCGCCCTGCACGACGTCTGCTCCCACGCCGAGGTCAAGCTCAGCGAGGGCGAGGTGTACGACGGCACCCTGGAGTGCTGGCTGCACGGCTCGTGCTTCGACATCCACACCGGCAAGCCCACCGGGCCGCCCGCCACCCAACCCGTGAACGTCTACACAGTGAAGATCGACGGCGATGACGTCCTCGTCTCGCTCTCGAAGGAGTCCTAA
- a CDS encoding MFS transporter — protein MEAPALPVSLARPPLALSVSGFVSSFDRFAVSPMLVLIAADLGVSLSASIAAASGYYLAYGLTQPLWGLLSDRFGRVRVMRWALFGAALAGAASALMPVLWALVVARVVTGACFGAVIPTGLTYVGDTVQPAVRQRALTDLMAAAALGTALATGLGGVVAGLVDWRVAFTVPAACALACALALRTLPEPPRHPNAGHGVLGHLRAVLGQRWALLVFALAFTEGAIMLGAMPFLAPALQHTGLAAAVAGLSITAYGLGLWVFAKLVKRLSGRWPAPVLMLVGGAQLCAGFAVVTVQVSVPAVAVTALLLGGGWSFLHSSLQTWATSVVPEARGTTIAFFACALFVGSAVSSWAAGPLAQDGRYGLLFGLAAGAAIPLTAVAALTRHRYGALRAEPPQPG, from the coding sequence ATGGAAGCCCCCGCACTCCCCGTGAGCCTCGCCCGACCTCCGCTCGCCCTGTCCGTGTCCGGGTTCGTCAGCAGCTTCGACCGCTTCGCCGTGAGCCCCATGCTCGTGCTCATCGCCGCCGACCTGGGCGTCTCGCTGTCGGCCTCGATCGCCGCCGCCAGCGGCTACTACCTGGCGTACGGGCTGACCCAGCCGCTGTGGGGCCTGCTGTCCGACCGGTTCGGCCGCGTGCGCGTGATGCGATGGGCGCTGTTCGGCGCGGCGCTGGCGGGCGCGGCCTCGGCGCTGATGCCCGTGCTGTGGGCGCTCGTCGTGGCCAGGGTCGTGACAGGGGCCTGTTTCGGCGCGGTGATCCCCACGGGGCTGACGTACGTGGGCGACACCGTCCAGCCCGCGGTGCGCCAGCGCGCGCTCACCGACCTCATGGCCGCCGCCGCGCTCGGCACGGCGCTGGCCACGGGGCTGGGCGGGGTCGTCGCGGGCCTGGTGGACTGGCGGGTGGCCTTCACCGTGCCCGCCGCCTGCGCCCTGGCCTGCGCGCTGGCGCTGCGCACGCTGCCCGAGCCGCCCCGGCACCCGAACGCCGGGCACGGCGTCCTGGGGCACCTGAGGGCCGTGCTGGGGCAGCGCTGGGCGCTGCTGGTGTTCGCGCTGGCCTTCACCGAGGGGGCCATCATGCTGGGCGCCATGCCGTTCCTGGCCCCGGCGCTGCAGCACACCGGGCTGGCCGCCGCCGTGGCCGGGTTGTCGATCACCGCGTACGGGCTGGGGCTGTGGGTCTTCGCCAAGCTCGTCAAGCGCCTGTCGGGGCGCTGGCCCGCGCCCGTGCTGATGCTCGTCGGCGGCGCGCAGCTCTGCGCCGGGTTCGCGGTCGTGACCGTGCAGGTCAGCGTGCCCGCCGTGGCCGTCACGGCGCTGCTGCTGGGCGGCGGCTGGTCGTTCCTGCACTCCTCGCTGCAGACCTGGGCCACCTCGGTGGTGCCCGAGGCCAGGGGGACCACGATCGCCTTCTTCGCCTGCGCGCTGTTCGTGGGCAGCGCGGTCTCCTCCTGGGCGGCGGGGCCGCTGGCGCAGGACGGCCGCTACGGGCTGCTGTTCGGGCTCGCGGCCGGCGCGGCCATCCCCCTGACGGCGGTGGCGGCCCTCACCCGGCACCGTTACGGCGCGCTGCGCGCGGAACCGCCCCAGCCCGGCTGA
- a CDS encoding cysteine desulfurase, whose protein sequence is MTSTSFDVEKIRKDFPVFSRELPDGRPLVYLDSGNSSQKPNQVIETMREHLALHYSNVGRAMHVLGAESTDAYESARDKIAGFVGAPSRDEVIFTKNASEALNLLAYSFGNPANSDPRFTLGPGDEIVISEMEHHSNIVPWQLLAQRTGASLKWFGVTDEGRLDYDPALITERTKIVSIAHQSNVLGTVNPVAAIAARAHEVGALIALDASQSVPHHPVDVTELGADFVAFTGHKMVGPSGIGVLWGRAELLEAMPPFLGGGEMIEAVWMDRSTYAPIPHKFEAGTPPIVEAIGLGAAVDYLTEVGLDAIEAHERELTAYALQALREVPTLRVIGPETLEQRGGTVSFTLEGIHPHDVGQILDDQFGVAVRVGHHCARPLHLRFGIPATTRASFYLYNTTGEIDALVRGLHHVQKVFA, encoded by the coding sequence ATGACTTCCACCAGCTTCGATGTGGAGAAGATCAGGAAGGACTTCCCGGTCTTCTCCCGCGAGCTGCCCGACGGGCGACCGCTCGTCTATCTCGACTCGGGCAACTCCTCACAGAAGCCCAACCAGGTCATCGAGACCATGCGGGAGCACCTGGCGCTGCACTACAGCAACGTCGGGCGCGCCATGCACGTGCTCGGCGCCGAGTCGACCGACGCCTACGAGAGCGCCCGCGACAAGATCGCGGGCTTCGTCGGGGCGCCGTCGCGCGACGAGGTGATCTTCACCAAGAACGCCTCCGAGGCGCTCAACCTGCTGGCCTACAGCTTCGGCAACCCGGCCAACAGCGACCCCCGCTTCACCCTCGGCCCCGGCGACGAGATCGTCATCTCCGAGATGGAGCACCACTCCAACATCGTGCCGTGGCAGCTGCTCGCGCAGCGCACCGGCGCGAGCCTGAAGTGGTTCGGCGTCACCGACGAGGGGCGGCTCGACTACGACCCCGCCCTCATCACCGAGCGGACGAAGATCGTCTCGATCGCCCACCAGTCGAACGTGCTGGGCACGGTCAACCCGGTGGCCGCGATCGCCGCGCGGGCGCACGAGGTCGGGGCGCTCATCGCGCTCGACGCCTCCCAGTCCGTGCCGCACCACCCGGTGGACGTGACGGAGCTGGGCGCCGACTTCGTGGCCTTCACCGGCCACAAGATGGTCGGCCCCTCCGGCATCGGCGTGCTGTGGGGCCGGGCCGAGCTGCTGGAGGCCATGCCCCCGTTCCTGGGCGGCGGCGAGATGATCGAGGCGGTCTGGATGGACCGCTCGACGTACGCGCCGATCCCGCACAAGTTCGAGGCGGGCACGCCGCCGATCGTCGAGGCCATCGGGCTCGGCGCGGCGGTCGACTACCTGACCGAGGTCGGGCTCGACGCCATCGAGGCCCACGAGCGGGAGCTGACGGCGTACGCGCTGCAGGCCCTGCGCGAGGTGCCCACGCTGCGCGTCATCGGCCCCGAGACGCTGGAGCAGCGCGGCGGCACCGTGTCCTTCACGCTGGAGGGCATACATCCGCACGACGTGGGGCAGATCCTGGACGACCAGTTCGGCGTGGCCGTACGCGTCGGGCACCACTGCGCCCGGCCGCTGCACCTGCGGTTCGGAATACCCGCGACCACGCGGGCGTCGTTCTACCTGTACAACACCACGGGCGAGATCGATGCCCTGGTTCGCGGCCTGCATCACGTTCAGAAGGTGTTCGCATAG
- the sufU gene encoding Fe-S cluster assembly sulfur transfer protein SufU encodes MIGESMYQELILEHYKHPQGRGLREPYDAEVHHVNPTCGDEITLRVKVGDAGKILDVSYEGQGCSISQAAASVLHELATGSTVDETLSVVDEFTRLMQGRGQVEADEDVLGDAVAFAGVAKFPARVKCALLSWMAYKDAVVRSAGQ; translated from the coding sequence ATGATCGGCGAGTCGATGTACCAGGAGCTGATCCTGGAGCACTACAAGCACCCGCAGGGGCGGGGGCTGCGTGAGCCGTACGACGCCGAGGTTCACCACGTGAACCCGACGTGCGGCGACGAGATCACGCTCAGGGTCAAGGTGGGCGACGCCGGCAAGATCCTGGACGTGTCCTACGAGGGGCAGGGCTGCTCGATCAGCCAGGCCGCCGCCTCGGTGCTGCACGAGCTGGCCACCGGTTCCACGGTGGACGAGACGCTCTCGGTGGTCGACGAGTTCACCCGGCTGATGCAGGGCAGGGGACAGGTGGAGGCCGACGAGGACGTCCTCGGCGACGCTGTCGCGTTCGCGGGCGTGGCCAAGTTCCCGGCGCGCGTTAAATGTGCGTTGCTTTCGTGGATGGCCTACAAGGACGCTGTTGTGAGGAGTGCTGGGCAATGA
- a CDS encoding ABC transporter ATP-binding protein encodes MDSPAVEIVDLVKRYGGSTAVDGLTFRAERGAVTAVLGPNGAGKTSTVEICEGFRKADAGTVKVLGLAPALPELRARVGVMLQAGGVPPAMRCAEWLRLVSRFYAHPLDAGALLERLGLTDHVRTPYRRLSGGQQQRLSLAAAVVGRPELVFLDEPTAGLDPQARHACWELVGELRAAGVSVVLTTHHMDEAERLADHVVIIDRGRVVAEGSPASLTGAERQLRFRARPGLALEELLNALPTGSAAKESPAGHYIIEGLVGPELLATVTAWCAAEGVTADDLRIERRTLEDVFLELTGRELR; translated from the coding sequence ATGGATTCCCCAGCCGTCGAGATCGTCGACCTGGTCAAACGCTACGGCGGCAGCACCGCCGTCGACGGCCTCACCTTCCGCGCCGAGCGCGGCGCCGTCACCGCGGTCCTCGGTCCCAACGGCGCGGGCAAGACGTCCACGGTGGAGATCTGCGAGGGGTTCCGCAAGGCCGACGCGGGCACGGTCAAGGTTCTGGGCCTGGCGCCCGCGCTGCCGGAGCTGCGCGCGCGGGTGGGGGTCATGCTGCAGGCGGGCGGCGTGCCGCCGGCGATGCGCTGCGCGGAGTGGCTGCGGCTGGTCTCGCGCTTCTACGCGCACCCGCTCGACGCGGGCGCGCTGCTGGAGCGGCTGGGGCTGACGGATCACGTACGCACCCCGTACCGGCGGCTGTCGGGCGGGCAGCAGCAGCGGCTGTCACTGGCGGCGGCCGTCGTCGGGCGGCCCGAGCTGGTCTTCCTCGACGAGCCGACGGCCGGCCTCGACCCGCAGGCCAGGCACGCCTGCTGGGAGCTGGTGGGCGAGCTGCGCGCGGCCGGGGTGTCGGTGGTGCTGACCACCCACCACATGGACGAGGCCGAGCGGCTGGCCGACCACGTCGTGATCATCGACAGGGGGCGCGTGGTGGCCGAGGGCAGCCCCGCCTCCCTCACCGGGGCCGAGCGGCAGCTGCGGTTCAGGGCGCGGCCGGGGCTGGCGCTGGAGGAGCTGCTCAACGCGCTTCCCACGGGCAGCGCGGCCAAGGAGTCGCCGGCGGGCCACTACATCATCGAGGGCCTGGTGGGGCCCGAGCTGCTGGCCACGGTGACGGCCTGGTGCGCGGCCGAGGGCGTCACGGCCGACGACCTGCGCATCGAGCGCCGTACCCTCGAAGACGTCTTTCTGGAGCTGACCGGCAGGGAGCTGCGATGA
- the sufC gene encoding Fe-S cluster assembly ATPase SufC yields the protein MSTLEIRDLQVAVEDKEILRGVNLTVKAGQTHAIMGPNGSGKSTLAYAIAGHPKYTITGGQVLLDGVDLLELSVDERARAGLFLAMQYPVEVPGVSVSNFLRSAVTAVRGEAPKLREFAKDLKAGMDALSIDPAFAQRNLNEGFSGGEKKRHEILQMELLKPKIAVLDETDSGLDVDALRVVSEGINRFRATGETGVLLITHYTRILRYVKPDYVHVFAAGRIVEEGGPELAEKLEAEGYEQYTKASA from the coding sequence ATGTCCACCCTTGAGATCCGTGACCTCCAGGTCGCCGTCGAGGACAAGGAAATCCTGCGCGGCGTCAACCTGACCGTGAAGGCCGGGCAGACCCACGCCATCATGGGCCCCAACGGCTCGGGCAAGTCCACGCTCGCCTACGCCATCGCCGGCCACCCGAAGTACACGATCACCGGCGGCCAGGTGCTGCTCGACGGCGTGGACCTGCTTGAGCTGTCCGTCGACGAGCGCGCCCGCGCCGGCCTGTTCCTGGCCATGCAGTACCCGGTCGAGGTGCCCGGCGTCTCGGTGTCCAACTTCCTGCGCTCGGCCGTCACCGCCGTGCGCGGTGAGGCGCCGAAGCTGCGCGAGTTCGCCAAGGACCTGAAGGCCGGCATGGACGCGCTGTCCATCGACCCCGCCTTCGCCCAGCGCAACCTGAACGAGGGCTTCTCCGGCGGCGAGAAGAAGCGCCACGAGATCCTCCAGATGGAGCTGCTGAAGCCGAAGATCGCGGTGCTCGACGAGACCGACTCCGGCCTCGACGTCGACGCCCTGCGCGTGGTCTCCGAGGGCATCAACCGCTTCCGCGCCACCGGCGAGACCGGCGTGCTGCTGATCACCCACTACACCCGCATCCTGCGTTACGTGAAGCCGGACTACGTGCACGTCTTCGCCGCCGGCCGGATCGTCGAGGAGGGCGGCCCCGAACTGGCCGAGAAGCTCGAGGCCGAGGGCTACGAGCAGTACACGAAGGCATCTGCATGA
- a CDS encoding multidrug effflux MFS transporter, which produces MLLLILGALSAIGPLSIDMYLPALPAITSEMLSGEAQVQLTLTACLIGVSLGQVIAGPTSDVRGRRVPLMIGVAGFMVASLLCAFAPSVPMLIFFRLLQGMLGGAALVIVRAVVRDLYDGPAIARIFATLMLVSGLAPILAPIAGAQLLAFTSWRGVFVALSIAGIVLLLAVVAGVRETLPAEARESGGLRHTVGTFWHLLRDRTFMGFALTGGLSFAAMFGYISGSPFVLQEVYGATPQQYSLIFGMNAFALIATSQLGGRLSGRVRPELLVRAGLGVALLGAALLMTAALADLGLWGIVGGLVVIMLGQGLVLPGTGALALGSQPAQVAGSASALTGVLQFALGAAAAPLVGLAGTGSAVPMACVMLGLFICSALTFTILGRRAQVR; this is translated from the coding sequence GTGCTGCTGCTGATCCTCGGCGCCCTGTCGGCGATCGGGCCGCTGTCCATCGACATGTACCTCCCCGCCCTGCCCGCCATCACCTCCGAGATGCTCAGCGGGGAGGCGCAGGTCCAGCTCACGCTCACCGCGTGCCTCATCGGCGTGTCGCTCGGCCAGGTGATCGCCGGCCCGACGAGCGACGTGCGCGGGCGCCGGGTGCCGCTGATGATCGGCGTGGCCGGGTTCATGGTGGCCTCGCTGCTGTGCGCGTTCGCGCCCTCGGTGCCGATGCTGATCTTCTTCCGCCTGTTGCAGGGCATGCTGGGCGGCGCGGCGCTGGTCATCGTCCGAGCCGTGGTCCGCGACCTGTACGACGGCCCCGCCATCGCCCGCATCTTCGCCACGCTGATGCTCGTCAGCGGCCTGGCGCCGATCCTGGCCCCCATCGCCGGCGCGCAGCTGCTCGCCTTCACCTCGTGGCGCGGCGTGTTCGTGGCGCTCAGCATCGCCGGGATCGTGCTGCTGCTGGCCGTGGTGGCGGGCGTGCGCGAGACGCTGCCCGCCGAGGCGCGCGAGAGCGGCGGGCTCAGGCACACCGTCGGCACCTTCTGGCACCTCCTGCGCGACCGCACGTTCATGGGCTTCGCGCTGACCGGCGGCCTGTCGTTCGCGGCCATGTTCGGCTACATCTCCGGCTCGCCGTTCGTGCTCCAGGAGGTGTACGGCGCCACGCCGCAGCAGTACTCGCTCATCTTCGGCATGAACGCCTTCGCGCTGATCGCCACCTCCCAGCTCGGCGGCCGGCTGTCGGGCCGGGTGCGGCCCGAGCTGCTCGTGCGCGCCGGGCTCGGCGTCGCCCTGCTGGGCGCGGCGCTGCTGATGACCGCCGCGCTGGCCGACCTGGGCCTGTGGGGGATCGTCGGCGGGCTGGTCGTCATCATGCTGGGGCAGGGCCTCGTCCTGCCCGGCACCGGCGCGCTGGCGCTGGGCTCGCAGCCCGCGCAGGTGGCGGGCAGCGCCTCGGCGCTGACCGGGGTGCTGCAGTTCGCGCTCGGCGCGGCCGCCGCCCCGCTGGTCGGACTTGCGGGAACCGGTTCCGCGGTGCCCATGGCCTGTGTCATGCTCGGGCTCTTCATCTGCTCGGCCCTGACGTTCACGATCCTGGGCCGCCGGGCGCAAGTTAGGTAA
- the sufB gene encoding Fe-S cluster assembly protein SufB: MTVTDRPELEGLGNYKFGWADPDAAGAAAKRGLSEEVVRNISALKSEPEWMLDLRLKGLRLFDKKPLPTWGSDLTGIDFDNIKYFVRSTEKQAASWDELPADIKNTYDKLGIPEAEKQRLIAGVAAQYESEVVYHKIREDLEEKGVIFVDTDTGLKEHEELFKEYFGSVIPVGDNKFAALNTAVWSGGSFIYVPPNVEVEIPLQAYFRINTENMGQFERTLIIVDENSYVHYVEGCTAPIYSSDSLHSAVVEIIVKKNARCRYTTIQNWSNNVYNLVTKRAVAYEGATMEWIDGNIGSKVTMKYPAVYLMGEHAKGETLSVAFAGEGQHQDAGSKMVHLAPNTSSSVISKSVARGGGRTSYRGLVQIEEGAHGSASTVKCDALLVDQISRSDTYPYVDVREDDVSMGHEATVSKVSEDQLFYLMSRGLDEDEAMAMIVRGFVEPIARELPMEYALELNRLIELQMEGAVG; encoded by the coding sequence GTGACTGTCACCGACCGCCCGGAGCTGGAAGGCCTCGGGAATTACAAGTTCGGCTGGGCCGACCCGGATGCCGCGGGCGCGGCGGCCAAGCGCGGCCTGTCCGAGGAGGTCGTCCGCAACATCTCCGCGCTCAAGAGCGAGCCGGAGTGGATGCTCGACCTTCGCCTGAAGGGCCTCCGCCTGTTCGACAAGAAGCCGCTGCCCACCTGGGGCTCCGACCTCACCGGCATCGACTTCGACAACATCAAGTACTTCGTGCGCTCGACGGAGAAGCAGGCCGCCTCCTGGGACGAGCTGCCCGCCGACATCAAGAACACCTACGACAAGCTCGGCATCCCCGAGGCGGAGAAGCAGCGCCTCATCGCCGGTGTCGCGGCCCAGTACGAGTCCGAGGTCGTCTATCACAAGATCCGTGAGGACCTCGAGGAGAAGGGTGTCATCTTCGTCGACACCGACACGGGCCTGAAGGAGCACGAGGAGCTCTTCAAGGAGTACTTCGGCTCGGTGATCCCGGTGGGCGACAACAAGTTCGCCGCGCTCAACACCGCCGTGTGGTCCGGTGGCTCCTTCATCTACGTGCCGCCGAACGTCGAGGTCGAGATCCCGCTGCAGGCCTACTTCCGGATCAACACCGAGAACATGGGCCAGTTCGAGCGGACCCTGATCATCGTCGACGAGAACAGCTACGTGCACTACGTCGAGGGCTGCACCGCGCCGATCTACTCCTCCGACTCGCTGCACAGCGCGGTCGTCGAGATCATCGTGAAGAAGAACGCCCGCTGCCGTTACACGACCATCCAGAACTGGTCGAACAACGTCTACAACCTGGTGACCAAGCGCGCCGTCGCCTACGAGGGCGCCACCATGGAGTGGATCGACGGCAACATCGGCTCCAAGGTCACGATGAAGTACCCGGCCGTCTACCTGATGGGCGAGCACGCCAAGGGCGAGACGCTGAGCGTCGCGTTCGCCGGCGAGGGCCAGCACCAGGACGCCGGCTCCAAGATGGTGCACCTGGCGCCCAACACCAGCTCCAGCGTCATCTCCAAGTCGGTGGCGCGCGGCGGCGGCCGCACCTCCTACCGCGGTCTGGTGCAGATCGAGGAGGGCGCCCACGGCAGCGCCAGCACCGTCAAGTGCGACGCCCTGCTGGTCGACCAGATCAGCCGCTCCGACACCTACCCGTACGTCGACGTCCGCGAGGACGACGTCTCGATGGGCCACGAGGCCACGGTCTCCAAGGTCAGCGAGGACCAGCTGTTCTACCTCATGAGCCGCGGGCTCGACGAGGACGAGGCGATGGCGATGATCGTGCGCGGCTTCGTGGAGCCGATCGCGCGTGAGCTGCCCATGGAGTACGCGCTCGAGCTCAACCGGCTGATCGAGCTGCAGATGGAAGGAGCCGTCGGCTGA
- the sufD gene encoding Fe-S cluster assembly protein SufD, giving the protein MGLNEKPLSTLHEKASYDLGDFEVPTGREEAWRFTPLSRLKGLHNGKADPVGHVRVDVDAAPEVTVETVGRDDARVGKSFMPTDRVSAQAWNSFEKATVITVPREAVTSKPTVLTLTGEGDGATYGHIVVQVEPMAEAVIVLDHKGSAVYADNIEFVVGDGANLKVVSLQDWADDAVHVSHHHARLAKDATYRSFVVTLGGDLVRLSPSVTYTAPGGDADMSGVYFVDAGQHLEHRLLVDHSQPNCKSNVDYRGALQGEQAHAVWIGDVIIRVEAEGTDTYELNRNLILTDGARADSVPNLEILTGEVAGAGHASASGRLDDEHIFYLQARGIPYDEARRLVVRGFLGQLVEKIQIEEIRERVMNALEAELSR; this is encoded by the coding sequence ATGGGCCTGAACGAGAAGCCCCTGTCGACCCTGCACGAGAAGGCGTCCTACGACCTGGGCGACTTCGAGGTCCCGACCGGGCGGGAGGAGGCGTGGCGCTTCACGCCGCTGTCCCGCCTCAAGGGCCTGCACAACGGCAAGGCCGACCCGGTCGGCCACGTCCGCGTGGACGTCGACGCCGCCCCCGAGGTCACCGTCGAGACGGTCGGCCGCGACGACGCCCGCGTGGGCAAGTCGTTCATGCCGACCGACCGGGTGAGCGCCCAGGCCTGGAACAGCTTCGAGAAGGCCACCGTGATCACGGTGCCGCGCGAGGCCGTCACCTCCAAGCCGACCGTGCTCACGCTGACGGGCGAGGGCGACGGCGCCACCTACGGCCACATCGTGGTCCAGGTGGAGCCGATGGCCGAGGCCGTGATCGTGCTCGACCACAAGGGCAGCGCCGTCTACGCCGACAACATCGAGTTCGTCGTCGGCGACGGGGCCAACCTCAAGGTCGTCAGCCTGCAGGACTGGGCCGACGACGCGGTCCACGTCTCCCACCACCACGCGCGCCTGGCCAAGGACGCCACCTACCGCAGCTTCGTGGTGACGCTCGGCGGCGACCTGGTACGCCTGTCGCCCAGCGTCACCTACACCGCCCCGGGCGGCGACGCCGACATGTCGGGCGTCTACTTCGTGGACGCCGGGCAGCACCTGGAGCACCGCCTGCTGGTCGACCACTCGCAGCCCAACTGCAAGAGCAACGTCGACTACCGCGGCGCGCTGCAGGGCGAGCAGGCGCACGCCGTCTGGATCGGCGACGTGATCATCAGGGTCGAGGCCGAGGGCACCGACACCTACGAGCTCAACCGCAACCTCATCCTCACCGACGGCGCCCGCGCCGACTCGGTGCCCAACCTGGAGATCCTCACCGGCGAGGTCGCGGGAGCGGGGCACGCCTCCGCCTCCGGCCGCCTCGACGACGAGCACATCTTCTACCTCCAGGCCCGCGGCATCCCCTACGACGAGGCGCGCCGCCTGGTCGTGCGGGGCTTCCTCGGCCAGCTCGTCGAGAAGATCCAGATCGAGGAGATCCGCGAGCGCGTCATGAACGCGCTGGAGGCTGAACTGAGCCGATGA